In Microscilla marina ATCC 23134, the following proteins share a genomic window:
- a CDS encoding leucine-rich repeat domain-containing protein gives MDAQEKKNLQKLLLSDDPANVLLAVHLLYSYTLDEDLWAVLLYIRLSNAYDKTLTQELWRLIVNKMPAKKVEKNLHFQIRFQHASANHELTMLTTFHQTIPLNLQLCIELLLGNAVPEPSPVKLIEYANFCLEHNLAPQNIPSFQNCVYLRLYNQYHHSVYAHSLDGLTVFTNLKELTINKSVKLYLPDQLDQLKYLETLYLNNCSIDEFPKVISRITSLKKLQVYHCALPNIDENISNLVNLEELRIASARLTQLPVSLGKLPAIKYLEVSGALLTTLPNILGQCFSLDQLNVANNEIRALPDSLGQLTQLKTLDVSNNLLNRLPNSMTACKLLTVLHIKNNQIKTLPADIGKLAHLTSFNVEHNQLGSLPESIAEISTLGNLFLNNNYLTSLPKQLGQLSCLTMLYVNNNQLTQLPESMVRLVNLRYLLLKRNKLRMLPKNIGQWRNLEVINLNHNQFDHIPETLFDLPKLQGVNIRNNRVAFIPSNVGKATNLRNLNVSENCIRVLPASIGKLGTHLASLHLAKNQLTQVPEEIGNLLHLVTLDLSHNQLTELPTSITQLENLQELYLNNNQLKALPAALSRLKNLRVLKVDHNQLKELSKGLDQLPFLKILTAAHNQLETLPVNFTRSSQLHQLVLSHNQLNVLPSDMGDLNNLVLLDLQGNVLTDLPESLKQCRKLKKLLLNDNQLKSIKVEGWQELQYLALKNNQIAVLPENLHQLIGLRTLYLNNNPITAIGKKSLQKLFRKHTNVLV, from the coding sequence ATGGATGCACAAGAAAAGAAGAATCTGCAAAAGCTTTTGTTGAGCGATGACCCTGCCAATGTGTTACTGGCTGTTCATTTGCTCTACTCTTATACTCTAGACGAAGATTTGTGGGCGGTTTTATTGTATATCCGCTTGAGCAATGCTTATGATAAAACCCTGACTCAGGAATTGTGGCGGTTGATTGTGAATAAGATGCCAGCCAAGAAAGTAGAGAAAAACCTTCACTTTCAAATTCGTTTCCAACATGCCAGCGCCAATCACGAGCTAACTATGCTCACTACTTTTCATCAAACAATCCCTCTTAACCTACAACTATGCATTGAACTGCTGCTGGGCAATGCTGTCCCTGAACCCTCTCCCGTAAAACTGATAGAATACGCTAACTTTTGTTTAGAGCACAACTTAGCCCCTCAAAATATCCCCTCTTTTCAGAACTGTGTTTACCTAAGGTTATACAATCAATACCATCATAGTGTATATGCTCATTCGTTGGATGGGTTGACGGTATTTACCAATCTTAAAGAACTGACCATTAATAAAAGTGTAAAGCTCTACTTACCCGATCAGCTTGATCAACTAAAGTACTTGGAAACGCTCTACTTGAATAACTGCTCGATAGATGAGTTTCCAAAAGTGATTTCACGCATTACTTCCTTAAAAAAACTACAGGTATACCATTGTGCTTTGCCAAATATTGATGAGAATATCAGTAACCTGGTAAATTTAGAAGAGTTAAGGATTGCTTCGGCCAGGCTGACTCAACTGCCCGTTAGCTTGGGTAAGTTGCCAGCCATAAAGTATTTGGAGGTATCTGGGGCATTATTGACCACCTTGCCCAATATACTGGGGCAATGCTTTAGCTTAGATCAGTTAAATGTAGCAAACAATGAAATAAGGGCGTTGCCTGATAGCTTAGGGCAGCTTACCCAGCTAAAAACGTTGGATGTAAGTAATAACCTGCTCAATAGACTGCCCAATAGCATGACGGCTTGTAAGCTGCTTACAGTGCTTCATATTAAAAACAATCAGATAAAAACATTGCCTGCTGATATAGGTAAACTTGCTCATTTGACATCGTTCAATGTAGAGCATAATCAACTAGGCAGTTTGCCTGAGAGTATTGCAGAGATAAGCACGTTGGGCAACTTGTTTTTGAATAACAACTACCTCACAAGCTTGCCCAAACAATTGGGACAACTTAGTTGCTTGACCATGTTGTATGTCAACAATAACCAACTTACTCAACTGCCCGAAAGTATGGTGAGGTTGGTAAACCTCAGGTATTTGTTGTTAAAGAGGAATAAACTCCGTATGCTGCCAAAGAATATTGGACAGTGGCGAAACTTAGAAGTAATCAATCTTAATCACAACCAGTTTGATCATATACCCGAAACTTTGTTTGATTTGCCCAAGCTTCAGGGCGTAAATATTAGAAACAATCGAGTAGCCTTCATTCCTTCCAATGTAGGCAAGGCAACCAATTTGCGCAACCTGAACGTGAGTGAAAACTGTATAAGAGTATTGCCTGCTTCCATAGGGAAACTGGGTACACACCTGGCAAGTTTACACTTGGCTAAAAACCAATTGACTCAGGTACCTGAAGAAATTGGTAATTTGCTGCACTTAGTGACACTCGACCTAAGTCATAATCAACTTACTGAACTGCCAACAAGCATTACCCAACTAGAAAATCTACAGGAGCTTTATTTGAACAATAACCAGCTGAAGGCTTTACCTGCAGCACTTAGTCGGTTGAAAAACCTCCGGGTGTTGAAAGTAGACCATAATCAATTGAAGGAATTGTCTAAAGGTTTAGATCAATTACCTTTTTTAAAGATATTGACTGCTGCACATAATCAACTGGAGACATTGCCTGTAAACTTTACCCGTAGCAGCCAATTGCACCAGTTGGTGCTGTCACACAACCAGCTCAATGTATTGCCCAGTGATATGGGAGATTTGAATAATTTGGTTTTGTTAGATTTGCAGGGGAATGTACTGACTGACTTACCAGAAAGTCTGAAGCAGTGCCGAAAACTAAAAAAGTTATTGCTCAATGACAATCAGTTGAAAAGTATAAAGGTAGAGGGGTGGCAGGAGCTTCAGTACCTGGCATTGAAAAATAACCAAATTGCTGTTTTGCCCGAAAACCTGCACCAGTTGATAGGGCTTAGAACCTTGTATTTGAATAACAACCCCATTACAGCCATAGGAAAGAAAAGCCTACAGAAATTATTTAGAAAGCACACCAACGTATTGGTGTAA
- a CDS encoding thioredoxin family protein: MKRTIQNSLLLVIVLVTVSQLAIAQDPITEDKQGIQFFKGSWDEALAKAKKTKKLLFIDAYATWCGPCKMMDKNVFTKKEVGDYYNKNFIPVKIDVDSTTGRPIASKYKVTAMPTYLFVDGEGKLVYKKLGYMKPTEFIEVGKSALEIPALHEKFAKGDRSKEFLTKYLAAVDNAEASVAKNYFKKVTDKELLYDKNVFKIMTSYTRDPESREFKYFLAHTQDFKDEYGNRAINVAVGILDNLYEQSFKQKDTKALQQLFSVLRKLDPVMPKTKSEKIIEKLQKQFDKKK, translated from the coding sequence ATGAAAAGAACTATTCAAAACTCACTCCTATTAGTCATTGTCTTGGTTACAGTCAGCCAATTGGCTATAGCCCAAGACCCTATTACAGAAGATAAGCAAGGCATTCAGTTTTTTAAAGGCAGTTGGGACGAAGCTTTGGCAAAAGCCAAAAAGACAAAAAAATTACTTTTTATAGATGCTTACGCCACTTGGTGTGGCCCCTGCAAAATGATGGACAAAAATGTATTCACTAAAAAAGAAGTAGGCGATTATTACAACAAAAATTTTATTCCAGTAAAAATTGATGTAGACTCTACGACGGGACGCCCTATTGCGTCTAAATACAAAGTGACTGCCATGCCTACTTACTTGTTTGTAGACGGTGAGGGTAAATTGGTGTACAAAAAACTAGGGTATATGAAACCTACCGAATTTATTGAAGTAGGTAAAAGTGCTCTGGAGATTCCTGCTTTACACGAAAAATTTGCAAAAGGGGATCGTAGTAAGGAGTTTTTGACTAAATACCTGGCTGCTGTAGATAATGCCGAAGCAAGTGTAGCAAAAAATTACTTCAAAAAAGTAACCGATAAAGAGTTGCTGTATGACAAAAATGTGTTCAAAATTATGACGTCTTATACCCGCGACCCTGAGTCTAGAGAGTTTAAGTACTTTCTTGCCCATACTCAAGACTTCAAAGATGAATATGGCAACCGTGCCATTAATGTAGCTGTAGGTATACTAGACAATTTATATGAACAATCGTTTAAGCAAAAAGATACTAAAGCATTGCAGCAACTATTTAGTGTTTTGCGTAAGCTTGATCCGGTAATGCCCAAGACCAAATCAGAAAAAATCATCGAAAAGTTACAAAAACAGTTTGATAAGAAAAAATAA
- the gldG gene encoding gliding motility-associated ABC transporter substrate-binding protein GldG, protein MRSKHLIQFAIGLAVILVLNLVAGQFFFRLDLTEEKRYTISSATKKFLKNLPDEVSINVYLEGELPPDYKRLQTAIRETLNEFKIYAGNKLKYRFVNPFDFSDRKKGKAFLDSLAVKGVRPTSVEANKKDARTVKAVYPGALIFYKQYEMGTILLKNIYEHRNRNAVAEQQMIKQSIENVEFNLVSAIQKITGSRKKRIGFLEGHGELNPLRVADLQSALKLKNYQIYRVNLPYSEIIDSTLDAVVLAKPDSAFSRVDKYKLDQYIMNGGKALFFVDAVGVHMDSVMRGTGSFTFPYKHNLTDLLFRYGVRLNSDLIMDLQSSSIPMNIGNMGNRPNFQPVRWTYQPFINQFGKHLATKNIGMVELKMASTIDTVKANGIKKTPLLLTSKYSKTRKTPALIVYNEAQKKPDPNQYTQKHLPVAYMLEGSFKSMFAGQPVPTKYPYREKHKKLKKDQSQPTQVFVCSDGDFIRNGARINPKKQVVPTQLGIGYIGKNKVFFENRDFVVNVIEYMVNESNLIEAKNREITLRPLDKLRIEEDGTKWQWFNMLVPPLLIVLFGLVWFQVRKRTFARTKKH, encoded by the coding sequence ATGCGTTCAAAACATCTAATACAATTTGCTATAGGGTTGGCTGTCATCCTGGTATTGAACCTGGTTGCGGGACAATTTTTCTTCCGCCTGGACCTTACCGAAGAAAAACGGTACACCATTTCGTCTGCCACCAAAAAATTTTTAAAAAACCTACCCGACGAGGTGTCTATCAATGTATACCTTGAAGGCGAACTTCCTCCTGACTACAAACGCTTGCAGACAGCTATTCGTGAAACACTCAATGAGTTTAAGATATATGCAGGCAATAAGCTCAAATACCGTTTTGTAAACCCATTTGATTTTAGCGACCGCAAAAAAGGCAAGGCTTTTCTGGATAGCCTTGCAGTAAAAGGAGTACGCCCTACCTCAGTAGAAGCCAATAAAAAAGATGCCCGTACTGTAAAAGCAGTGTATCCGGGAGCGTTGATTTTTTACAAACAGTATGAAATGGGTACCATCCTGCTCAAAAATATTTATGAACACCGCAACCGCAACGCCGTTGCAGAGCAACAAATGATTAAGCAGTCTATCGAAAATGTAGAATTTAATCTGGTATCGGCAATTCAAAAGATTACAGGCAGTCGCAAAAAACGTATAGGTTTTCTTGAGGGGCACGGCGAGCTAAATCCTTTGCGGGTAGCTGACCTTCAGAGTGCGCTCAAGCTTAAAAACTACCAAATATACCGGGTAAACTTGCCCTACAGCGAGATAATTGACTCTACCCTGGATGCGGTGGTGTTGGCAAAGCCAGACAGTGCTTTTTCGCGGGTAGATAAGTACAAGCTAGACCAATATATTATGAACGGGGGTAAAGCCTTGTTTTTTGTAGATGCCGTGGGGGTACACATGGACAGTGTAATGAGAGGCACTGGCTCTTTTACTTTTCCTTACAAACATAACCTTACCGACTTGTTGTTTAGATACGGGGTACGCCTCAATAGTGACCTCATAATGGATTTACAGAGCAGTTCTATTCCTATGAATATAGGCAATATGGGCAATCGTCCTAACTTCCAACCAGTACGTTGGACTTACCAACCTTTTATCAATCAGTTTGGTAAACACCTGGCGACTAAAAACATAGGAATGGTAGAGCTAAAAATGGCCAGTACTATAGACACTGTAAAAGCAAACGGGATAAAGAAAACGCCTTTATTGCTCACCTCTAAATACTCGAAGACACGAAAAACTCCTGCCTTAATAGTGTACAATGAGGCACAAAAAAAACCTGACCCAAACCAGTATACCCAAAAACACTTGCCTGTAGCGTATATGCTCGAGGGCAGCTTCAAATCTATGTTTGCCGGACAGCCAGTACCTACCAAATACCCCTACCGGGAAAAACACAAAAAACTAAAAAAAGACCAGAGCCAACCTACCCAGGTGTTTGTATGTAGTGATGGGGACTTTATCCGTAATGGCGCCCGTATTAACCCTAAAAAACAAGTAGTTCCTACTCAATTGGGGATAGGTTATATAGGAAAAAACAAGGTATTCTTTGAAAACCGCGACTTTGTGGTCAATGTGATAGAATACATGGTCAATGAGAGTAACCTGATTGAAGCCAAGAACCGAGAAATCACTTTGCGCCCGCTAGACAAGCTAAGAATAGAAGAAGATGGTACTAAATGGCAGTGGTTCAATATGCTGGTGCCCCCTTTGTTGATCGTATTGTTTGGTTTGGTTTGGTTTCAAGTCCGCAAACGAACTTTTGCCCGCACCAAAAAGCATTAA
- a CDS encoding helix-turn-helix domain-containing protein — protein MKNTPKKLPVLCIEQFKNDKPYLPYFYIKKFEEHVRDYDFISKSHRHDFFFMVYFTQGTGTHTIDFVTYPIQPGQVFFMSPAQVHSWELSADIDGFVVFFSAEFYLKDFAQHKLFNFPFFNTTQYQPLLELPVSHTTMVSQIFEEMYVEFRQQAKQVDEALQSYLNILLVKLSRIYQQHTASNISGHLMHQIRQLEMLINEHYIQEKSVQAYAKMMHLSVKQLNHISKTALNKSTSELIQDRVVLEAKRLLVHSDWTIAQIGAYLEYFDNAYFARFFKKVTGLTPDQFRKAV, from the coding sequence ATGAAAAACACCCCCAAAAAACTACCTGTCCTGTGCATCGAGCAGTTTAAGAACGACAAGCCCTATTTGCCTTATTTTTATATCAAGAAGTTTGAAGAGCACGTGCGTGACTACGATTTTATCAGCAAGTCGCATCGCCACGACTTCTTTTTTATGGTCTACTTTACCCAAGGTACGGGTACTCATACCATCGATTTTGTAACTTACCCCATCCAGCCTGGTCAGGTGTTTTTTATGTCTCCAGCGCAGGTACATTCCTGGGAGCTCTCGGCAGACATAGATGGCTTTGTGGTGTTTTTCAGTGCTGAGTTCTACCTCAAAGACTTTGCGCAACACAAGTTATTTAATTTTCCGTTTTTTAATACTACCCAATACCAACCCTTGTTAGAGCTACCTGTTTCGCACACGACCATGGTTTCTCAAATATTTGAAGAAATGTATGTCGAGTTTAGACAACAAGCCAAACAAGTAGACGAAGCATTGCAGTCTTACCTCAATATTTTGCTGGTCAAGCTTTCGCGCATTTATCAGCAACACACCGCTTCCAACATTTCCGGACACTTGATGCATCAAATCAGGCAGTTAGAAATGCTCATCAATGAGCATTATATACAAGAAAAAAGTGTACAGGCTTACGCCAAAATGATGCACCTGTCGGTAAAACAACTCAACCACATCAGCAAAACAGCCCTCAATAAGTCTACCTCAGAGCTTATTCAAGACCGGGTGGTGTTAGAAGCCAAACGTTTGTTGGTGCATTCTGACTGGACGATTGCTCAGATAGGAGCATACCTGGAGTATTTTGACAATGCGTACTTTGCCCGGTTTTTCAAAAAAGTGACGGGGCTTACTCCTGACCAGTTTCGTAAAGCGGTCTGA
- a CDS encoding DUF983 domain-containing protein, producing the protein MNKLINMIKGNCPHCQQGKVFTHRQFYHPTRFSDMHEKCAHCGGSFLPEPGFYVGAMYVSYALAIPVAFLLAMGLYYGAGVSDVSAMVAMIVGIVLFTPINFRLSRLIWLYLFGTAKKYQEKPTINMSKDQSYSSSHQAN; encoded by the coding sequence ATGAACAAGTTAATAAATATGATCAAAGGCAACTGTCCACATTGTCAACAGGGCAAAGTTTTTACCCATCGGCAATTCTACCATCCTACCAGGTTTAGCGATATGCACGAAAAGTGCGCACATTGTGGAGGTTCATTTTTGCCCGAACCAGGATTTTATGTAGGGGCTATGTATGTGAGCTATGCATTGGCCATTCCAGTAGCTTTTTTGTTGGCAATGGGGTTATATTATGGGGCGGGCGTATCAGACGTGTCGGCCATGGTAGCCATGATTGTGGGCATTGTGTTGTTTACCCCCATTAACTTTCGCTTGTCGCGATTGATCTGGTTGTACTTGTTTGGTACGGCAAAAAAATACCAGGAAAAACCAACTATAAATATGTCGAAAGATCAATCATATTCATCATCACATCAGGCTAATTGA
- a CDS encoding type II toxin-antitoxin system RelE/ParE family toxin, which translates to MVTIWTGAAKVDLQQIHQRLAAVDPAAAKTTIETIVAGADNLHETYQAGKPEPLLSGEKVPYKFITVGYYKILYTFNTEKVSIRSVFHMRQMAEQNQALMGQLDTKAAQVAADAEAAALAAQVKAAESQPAPEVVETPTVETPQEETPTVETPTVETPATETNTSTPPETKETPDTSAEMDALLAKMKTSGTPPASGGMDDEAMKALEAELLADDKKEKEEMPDVQDISLDDLNDTNKPEGGQQ; encoded by the coding sequence ATGGTAACTATCTGGACTGGTGCTGCCAAAGTAGACTTGCAGCAAATTCACCAACGTTTGGCAGCTGTTGATCCTGCCGCAGCAAAAACCACTATTGAGACTATAGTAGCAGGTGCCGACAACTTGCACGAAACCTACCAAGCGGGCAAGCCTGAACCTTTGTTGAGTGGCGAAAAAGTACCTTATAAGTTCATTACTGTAGGGTATTATAAAATACTGTATACATTCAATACTGAGAAAGTGTCTATCAGGTCGGTGTTTCACATGCGCCAAATGGCTGAACAAAACCAGGCATTAATGGGGCAACTGGACACCAAAGCAGCGCAGGTGGCAGCAGATGCTGAAGCAGCAGCACTGGCTGCTCAGGTAAAAGCAGCGGAGAGTCAGCCTGCACCTGAAGTAGTAGAAACTCCTACCGTAGAGACCCCACAGGAGGAAACCCCTACTGTAGAAACACCCACAGTGGAAACCCCTGCTACCGAAACCAATACAAGCACACCACCCGAAACTAAAGAAACGCCGGATACATCTGCCGAAATGGATGCTTTACTCGCTAAAATGAAAACATCGGGTACTCCACCAGCCAGCGGTGGAATGGATGATGAAGCCATGAAAGCACTAGAGGCAGAGTTGCTTGCCGATGATAAAAAGGAAAAAGAGGAGATGCCTGATGTACAAGATATTTCGCTGGACGACCTAAACGATACAAACAAACCTGAAGGTGGACAACAGTAA
- a CDS encoding TolC family protein: MKSIKPIYAVVWVIACLLTTHRAAQAQEKLTLTQAMQMASSQNLGLKRARQQASIAQNNVYRGNAGLLPTVTAQGGVSYSNNNATFEFASGDTQSQNGAISVGTNASVAANYVLYNGGQNQLNYKNLKVAAEQSNINVQQTKQSVLVGLVASYYNIAELQENYRVAQEAVKISKDRLERAKSRQEFGSANSVNVLNAEVSLNNDNLTVIQLAQQLQNAKRNLNVFLGRDLNQDFVVDSPGEFKAIATLEALKQEAYNKNVALKNIRQNRLSSEVSLRLAKGQNLPTVSLNASYGYSRNQNQAGFILVNQSLGLSAGLTINYTIFDGNRRKKNIENAKISLDVNKTQFEEVKQQVDRDISNAYANYQNNLNVMKLNQQNAVIAQKNFNAVKSSYKLGQATNTAFREAQLGLVRAKINLINAKFRAKLAEMNVLLLTGRLLEDSPGGKK, from the coding sequence ATGAAATCTATTAAACCTATATACGCAGTTGTTTGGGTAATCGCTTGCCTTTTAACTACCCACCGTGCTGCTCAGGCACAGGAAAAACTCACCTTAACTCAGGCAATGCAAATGGCAAGTAGTCAAAACCTGGGTCTTAAGCGGGCCAGACAACAAGCCAGTATAGCCCAAAACAATGTGTACAGAGGCAATGCTGGTTTGTTGCCTACCGTCACTGCCCAAGGGGGCGTCAGTTATAGCAACAACAACGCTACTTTTGAGTTTGCCAGTGGCGACACCCAATCACAAAATGGAGCCATTTCGGTAGGAACCAACGCATCGGTGGCTGCCAACTATGTGTTGTACAACGGTGGTCAAAATCAGCTCAATTATAAAAACCTGAAAGTAGCCGCCGAGCAAAGTAATATCAATGTGCAACAAACCAAACAAAGTGTACTGGTGGGTTTGGTGGCAAGTTATTATAACATAGCCGAGCTACAGGAAAACTACCGGGTAGCCCAGGAAGCAGTAAAAATATCGAAAGATCGCCTGGAACGCGCCAAAAGCAGGCAAGAATTTGGATCGGCCAACAGTGTAAATGTGCTCAATGCCGAGGTATCGCTCAACAACGACAACCTTACGGTAATACAGTTGGCGCAGCAATTACAAAACGCCAAACGCAACCTCAATGTGTTTTTGGGTCGTGACCTCAACCAAGACTTTGTCGTAGATTCTCCTGGAGAGTTTAAGGCAATTGCCACCCTCGAAGCACTCAAACAAGAGGCTTATAATAAAAATGTAGCACTTAAAAATATTCGCCAGAACAGGCTTTCGTCAGAGGTAAGTTTAAGGTTGGCAAAGGGGCAAAACCTGCCTACCGTATCGTTGAATGCTTCGTATGGCTATAGTCGTAACCAAAATCAAGCAGGGTTTATTTTGGTCAATCAAAGCTTGGGGTTAAGTGCCGGGCTCACAATCAATTACACCATATTTGACGGCAATCGTCGCAAGAAAAACATTGAAAATGCCAAAATATCGCTGGATGTAAACAAAACACAGTTTGAAGAAGTAAAACAACAGGTAGACCGCGACATTAGCAATGCGTACGCCAACTACCAAAACAACCTCAATGTAATGAAACTCAACCAACAAAATGCGGTTATTGCCCAGAAAAACTTCAATGCGGTAAAGTCTTCTTACAAACTGGGGCAGGCTACCAATACTGCCTTTCGCGAAGCTCAACTGGGGCTTGTAAGGGCTAAGATAAACCTGATCAACGCTAAGTTTAGAGCCAAACTTGCCGAAATGAATGTGTTATTGCTTACTGGGCGTTTATTGGAAGATAGTCCTGGAGGGAAGAAATAG
- a CDS encoding efflux RND transporter permease subunit, whose translation MGIINWNSIFYTLFNFYNLKDLATFSVKRGVIAINHLDNKKEIKVEADLSNPNYSVTDVIAKVRDEILPPILAKYKSVQVSYEGQSRSSAKTGASIGKAGPPILIIMIALIMFTFRSASQTLAVILLIPFGFVGVAWGHVAHGMAISILSMLGVIALIGVLVNDALVFVSAVNSSLKEGKKYLDAVYEAGLSRFRPILLTSLTTIAGLAPLMLEKSMQAQFLIPMAISLAYGLAIATVITLLLLPVLLVIFNSFNVLVLWLWEGQKPSAEMVEPAVREAIAQGDIINGHGQHTNGQHATNGASSLAPLAQQEENQKEKN comes from the coding sequence ATGGGTATAATTAATTGGAATTCAATTTTTTATACCCTTTTTAATTTCTACAACTTAAAAGATCTGGCTACCTTTTCGGTAAAACGAGGCGTGATTGCCATCAATCACTTGGATAACAAGAAAGAAATCAAAGTAGAAGCTGACTTGTCTAACCCCAATTATTCGGTTACTGATGTAATAGCCAAAGTACGCGACGAGATTTTACCTCCAATTCTTGCCAAATATAAATCGGTACAAGTGTCTTACGAAGGGCAAAGCCGTTCTTCGGCAAAGACCGGAGCGTCAATTGGCAAGGCAGGGCCGCCTATTTTAATCATTATGATTGCACTCATTATGTTTACCTTCCGTTCGGCTAGTCAAACCCTGGCGGTTATTCTACTTATTCCATTTGGGTTTGTAGGGGTAGCCTGGGGGCATGTAGCCCACGGTATGGCCATCAGTATTTTGTCTATGTTGGGGGTCATTGCCTTAATTGGAGTGCTGGTTAACGACGCCCTGGTGTTTGTGAGTGCAGTCAATAGCTCGCTCAAAGAAGGTAAAAAATACCTCGATGCCGTATACGAAGCCGGGCTGTCGCGTTTTCGTCCTATTTTGCTTACCTCACTCACTACCATTGCCGGGTTAGCCCCATTGATGCTTGAAAAAAGCATGCAGGCTCAATTCCTTATTCCTATGGCCATTTCACTGGCGTATGGCTTGGCTATAGCTACTGTTATTACCCTGTTATTGCTTCCGGTGTTGTTGGTCATCTTCAATAGCTTCAATGTATTGGTACTATGGCTGTGGGAAGGGCAAAAGCCCAGCGCCGAAATGGTAGAACCCGCTGTACGCGAAGCCATTGCTCAGGGCGATATTATCAACGGCCATGGGCAACACACCAACGGACAACATGCCACCAATGGGGCGTCATCGCTTGCTCCACTCGCCCAACAGGAAGAGAATCAAAAAGAAAAAAACTAA